From a single Drosophila sulfurigaster albostrigata strain 15112-1811.04 chromosome 3, ASM2355843v2, whole genome shotgun sequence genomic region:
- the LOC133841737 gene encoding uncharacterized protein LOC133841737, whose product MWLSNRNAQIAIGLMIYGLALITLTLPFPWNEGLETMRDLQFVATLSLLFGILKAHPKHRAKLMLGWLVITVFCFLSMLNAGVMIICPRVDRGPVSFIWIVLSWSLAATVAHLWIIMYNEYVELTIKAEQPVEEVHPKAQEALRKPSLYPNTENLTISVHGKPVEEVDPKTQEALKKPSPYPNTENLTILVHGKRMEI is encoded by the exons ATGTGGCTGAGTAATCGCAATGCGCAGATTGCCATTGGGCTAATGATCTATGGCCTAGCCCTCATTACCCTTACTCTACCTTTTCCTT GGAATGAGGGTCTGGAGACAATGCGTGATCTGCAATTTGTGGCTACCTTAAGTCTACTCTTTGGCATTTTGAAGGCCCATCCAAAGCATCGGGCTAAGCTTATGCTTGGCTGGTTGGTAATTACAGTGTTCTGCTTTCTCTCAATGCTCAACGCTGGAGTTATGATCATATGTCCTCGTGTAGACAGAGGACCTGTCTCATTTATCTGGATTGTGCTATCTTGGAGTCTTGCAG CTACCGTGGCTCATTTGTGGATTATTATGTACAACGAATATGTGGAATTGACCATCAAAGCCGAACAGCCGGTCGAAGAAGTCCACCCAAAGGCTCAAGAGGCACTTAGGAAGCCATCGCTTTATCCGAATACAGAGAATCTGACGATTTCGGTCCATGGAAAGCCAGTCGAAGAAGTCGACCCAAAGACTCAAGAGGCACTTAAGAAGCCATCTCCTTATCCCAATACAGAGAATCTGACGATTTTGGTTCATGGAAAGAGGATGGAAATATAG
- the LOC133841769 gene encoding uncharacterized protein LOC133841769 produces the protein MLLNKTYRHCAAAVIVMGLAIATCAYDYYGLQMFLHVVRGLQLVATADLLFAIFKKEQLHKDKLILFWLGITTFFEMSLAICSFNFIATDFVTYNFGYFIGSLFALLAFWLAMAIVGYAMYIIYLEYVELIQVNGAGLSLPPVADQISPIYETKETPPPYIPTSENLSVSIQS, from the exons ATGTTGTTAAACAAGACATACAGGCATTGTGCAGCTGCAGTAATTGTCATGGGATTGGCAATAGCCACCTGCGCCTATGATTATTACG gATTGCAGATGTTCTTGCATGTGGTACGCGGATTGCAGTTGGTGGCGACAGCTGATCTGCtctttgcaatttttaagAAGGAACAGCTTCATAAGGATAAACTTATTCTCTTCTGGCTAGGCATTACGACATTCTTCGAAATGTCTTTAGCGATTTGcagttttaatttcattgctACAGACTTTGTTACCTACAACTTCGGATACTTTATTGGCTCGCTGTTTGCCCTTTTGGCATTCTGGCTAGCAATGG cTATTGTGGGATACGCGATGTACATCATTTACTTGGAATATGTTGAGTTGATCCAAGTCAATGGAGCAGGACTAAGTCTTCCGCCGGTTGCCGATCAGATTAGTCCGATCTATGAGACAAAGGAAACTCCGCCACCATATATTCCAACCTCTGAAAATCTATCGGTATCGATTCAGAGTTAA